The following coding sequences lie in one Pseudomonas sp. B33.4 genomic window:
- the rpsJ gene encoding 30S ribosomal protein S10, producing MQNQQIRIRLKAFDHRLIDQSTQEIVETAKRTGAQVRGPIPLPTRKERFTVLVSPHVNKDARDQYEIRTHKRVLDIVQPTDKTVDALMKLDLAAGVEVQISLG from the coding sequence ATGCAAAATCAGCAAATCCGTATCAGGTTGAAGGCTTTTGACCATCGCCTGATCGACCAATCAACCCAGGAAATCGTGGAAACCGCGAAACGTACTGGTGCTCAAGTGCGTGGTCCAATTCCACTGCCTACCCGTAAAGAGCGGTTCACCGTTCTGGTTTCCCCGCACGTCAACAAAGACGCGCGTGACCAGTACGAGATCCGCACTCATAAGCGCGTTCTGGACATCGTTCAGCCAACGGATAAAACCGTTGATGCACTTATGAAGCTTGATCTTGCGGCCGGTGTGGAAGTGCAGATCAGCCTCGGCTAA
- the rpsH gene encoding 30S ribosomal protein S8 has product MSMQDPLADMLTRIRNAQMAEKSVVSMPSSTLKVAVAKVLKDEGYIADFQITTDAKPSLSIELKYFEGRPVIEEVKRVSRPGLRQYKSVEDLPKVRGGLGVSIVSTNKGVMTDRAARAAGVGGEVLCTVF; this is encoded by the coding sequence ATGAGTATGCAGGACCCGTTAGCGGACATGCTAACTCGAATCCGTAATGCCCAGATGGCTGAAAAGTCTGTCGTAAGCATGCCGTCTTCCACGTTGAAGGTGGCTGTAGCAAAAGTCCTGAAGGACGAAGGTTACATCGCGGATTTTCAGATCACCACCGACGCTAAGCCGTCGTTGTCCATCGAGCTGAAGTACTTCGAAGGCCGTCCGGTTATCGAAGAAGTGAAGCGCGTTAGTCGTCCAGGCCTGCGTCAGTACAAGTCCGTTGAAGATCTGCCGAAAGTTCGTGGCGGTCTTGGCGTGTCTATCGTCTCCACCAACAAAGGTGTGATGACGGATCGTGCTGCGCGCGCTGCCGGTGTCGGCGGCGAAGTTCTTTGCACTGTGTTCTAA
- the rplP gene encoding 50S ribosomal protein L16, producing MLQPKRTKFRKQMTGHNRGLAQRGSKVSFGEFALKSVARGRLTARQIESARRALTRHVKRGGKIWIRVFPDKPISKKPLEVRMGKGKGSVEYWVAQIQPGKVLYEIEGVSEELAREAFALAAAKLPLATAFVKRTVM from the coding sequence ATGTTGCAACCTAAGCGTACGAAGTTCCGCAAGCAGATGACAGGCCACAACCGTGGTCTGGCTCAGCGCGGTAGCAAAGTCAGCTTCGGCGAGTTCGCGCTGAAGTCTGTAGCTCGTGGTCGTCTCACCGCTCGTCAGATCGAGTCAGCGCGTCGTGCTCTGACCCGTCACGTTAAACGTGGCGGCAAGATCTGGATCCGTGTATTCCCGGACAAGCCTATTTCCAAAAAGCCCCTCGAAGTTCGTATGGGTAAAGGTAAGGGTAGTGTGGAGTACTGGGTTGCCCAGATTCAGCCAGGCAAAGTCCTGTATGAAATCGAGGGTGTTTCTGAAGAGCTGGCGCGTGAGGCTTTTGCCCTGGCTGCTGCAAAGCTGCCGCTCGCCACCGCCTTTGTTAAACGGACGGTGATGTGA
- the rplN gene encoding 50S ribosomal protein L14, with the protein MIQTQSMLDVADNSGARRVMCIKVLGGSHRRYAGIGDIIKVTVKEAIPRGKVKKGQVMTAVVVRTRHGVRRADGSIIRFDGNAAVLLNNKQEPIGTRIFGPVTRELRTEKFMKIVSLAPEVL; encoded by the coding sequence ATGATTCAGACTCAATCCATGCTCGATGTGGCCGATAACAGCGGCGCTCGCCGTGTTATGTGCATCAAGGTGCTGGGTGGCTCCCATCGTCGTTACGCTGGTATCGGTGACATCATCAAAGTTACCGTGAAGGAAGCAATTCCTCGCGGTAAAGTGAAAAAAGGCCAAGTGATGACTGCTGTTGTAGTCCGCACTCGTCACGGCGTACGTCGTGCTGATGGCTCCATTATCCGCTTTGATGGCAACGCTGCTGTTCTTCTGAACAACAAGCAAGAGCCGATCGGCACCCGTATCTTTGGGCCAGTGACCCGTGAACTTCGTACTGAGAAGTTCATGAAGATCGTCTCGCTCGCCCCAGAAGTGCTGTAA
- the rpsC gene encoding 30S ribosomal protein S3, with the protein MGQKVHPIGIRLGIVKEHTSVWYADGRTYADYLFADLKVREYLQDKLKSASVSRIDIHRPAQTARITIHTARPGIVIGKKGEDVEKLRQDLTKQMGVPVHINIEEIRKPELDGMLVAQSVAQQLERRVMFRRAMKRAVQNAMRIGAKGIKIQVSGRLGGAEIARTEWYREGRVPLHTLRADIDYANYEAHTTYGVIGVKVWIFKGEVIGGRQEELKPQAPAPRKKAAK; encoded by the coding sequence ATGGGTCAGAAAGTACATCCCATTGGCATTCGCCTGGGAATCGTCAAGGAGCACACCTCCGTCTGGTACGCAGACGGTCGGACTTATGCGGACTACTTGTTCGCAGATCTGAAAGTGCGTGAGTATCTCCAAGACAAACTAAAAAGCGCGTCCGTAAGCCGTATCGATATCCATCGTCCGGCCCAAACTGCACGTATCACCATCCACACCGCTCGTCCAGGTATCGTTATCGGGAAGAAAGGTGAAGATGTTGAGAAACTGCGTCAGGACCTGACCAAGCAAATGGGTGTGCCTGTGCACATCAATATCGAAGAGATCCGCAAGCCGGAGCTCGACGGTATGCTGGTTGCGCAGAGCGTAGCTCAGCAGCTGGAGCGTCGTGTAATGTTCCGTCGCGCTATGAAGCGCGCAGTTCAGAACGCCATGCGCATTGGTGCCAAGGGCATCAAAATCCAAGTGAGCGGTCGTCTCGGCGGTGCTGAAATCGCACGTACTGAATGGTATCGCGAAGGTCGTGTGCCATTGCACACCCTGCGTGCCGACATCGACTATGCCAACTACGAAGCTCACACCACTTACGGTGTGATCGGTGTAAAGGTTTGGATCTTCAAAGGCGAAGTAATTGGTGGTCGCCAAGAAGAGCTGAAACCACAAGCACCAGCGCCTCGTAAAAAAGCTGCTAAGTAA
- the rpsS gene encoding 30S ribosomal protein S19, with amino-acid sequence MPRSLKKGPFIDLHLLKKIEVAAEKNDRKPIKTWSRRSMILPQMVGLTIAVHNGRQHVPVLVNEDMVGHKLGEFAGTRNYRGHVADKKAKR; translated from the coding sequence GTGCCACGTTCTCTGAAAAAAGGTCCTTTTATTGATCTTCACCTACTGAAGAAGATCGAAGTGGCGGCGGAAAAGAACGATCGCAAACCAATTAAGACTTGGTCGCGTCGTTCGATGATCCTGCCACAAATGGTCGGTCTGACCATCGCAGTACACAACGGTCGTCAGCACGTCCCAGTTCTCGTTAACGAAGACATGGTCGGCCACAAACTGGGCGAGTTCGCCGGTACCCGCAACTATCGCGGGCACGTGGCTGACAAGAAAGCCAAGCGTTAA
- the rplV gene encoding 50S ribosomal protein L22, translating to MEVAAKLSGARISAQKARLVADQIRGKKVGEALNLLAFSSKKAAEIMKKVLESAVANAEHNEGADVDDLKVSTVFVNEGRSLKRIMPRAKGRADRIVKRSCHITVKVADK from the coding sequence ATGGAAGTAGCCGCTAAGTTGTCGGGCGCTCGAATCTCCGCCCAGAAAGCCCGCTTGGTCGCCGACCAGATCCGCGGGAAGAAGGTGGGCGAAGCGCTCAACTTGTTGGCTTTCAGCAGTAAGAAAGCCGCCGAGATCATGAAGAAAGTGCTGGAGTCGGCCGTAGCCAACGCCGAGCATAACGAAGGCGCAGACGTTGATGACCTGAAGGTCAGCACCGTTTTCGTCAACGAAGGGCGTTCGCTGAAGCGCATCATGCCACGTGCCAAAGGCCGTGCTGATCGCATCGTCAAGCGGTCTTGCCATATCACTGTCAAGGTTGCTGACAAGTAA
- the rplB gene encoding 50S ribosomal protein L2 codes for MAIVKCKPTSPGRRFVVKVVNQELHKGAPHAPLLEKKSKTGGRNNNGRITTRHIGGGHKQHYRMVDFRRNDKDGIVATVERIEYDPNRTAHIALLCYADGERRYIIAPKGVSAGDQLIAGALAPIKPGNALQLRNIPVGSTVHGIELKPGKGAQIARSAGASAQLIAREGVYVTLRLRSGEMRKVLAECRATLGEVSNSEHSLRSLGKAGAKRWRGVRPTVRGVAMNPVDHPHGGGEGRTSGGRHPVSPWGFPTKGAKTRGNKRTDKMIVRRRK; via the coding sequence ATGGCAATCGTTAAATGCAAACCGACTTCCCCTGGCCGCCGTTTTGTGGTCAAGGTGGTCAACCAGGAGCTGCATAAAGGCGCTCCTCACGCACCGCTGCTCGAGAAAAAATCGAAGACTGGTGGTCGTAACAACAATGGCCGTATTACCACGCGTCACATCGGTGGTGGTCATAAGCAGCATTATCGTATGGTCGATTTCCGTCGCAACGACAAAGATGGCATCGTCGCCACTGTCGAGCGTATCGAATACGATCCAAACCGTACTGCTCACATCGCACTGCTCTGCTACGCAGACGGCGAGCGCCGCTACATCATCGCCCCTAAAGGCGTGAGTGCTGGCGACCAGCTGATCGCAGGCGCTCTGGCTCCAATCAAGCCAGGCAACGCTCTGCAACTGCGCAACATTCCAGTGGGTTCTACCGTACACGGCATCGAACTGAAGCCAGGTAAAGGCGCACAGATCGCTCGTTCCGCTGGTGCTTCGGCTCAGCTGATCGCTCGTGAAGGCGTTTACGTTACCCTGCGTCTGCGTTCCGGTGAAATGCGTAAAGTCCTGGCTGAATGCCGTGCGACCCTGGGCGAAGTCTCGAACTCCGAGCACAGCCTGCGTTCGCTGGGTAAAGCTGGTGCCAAGCGCTGGCGTGGCGTTCGCCCAACCGTTCGTGGTGTTGCCATGAACCCGGTTGACCACCCACATGGTGGTGGTGAAGGTCGTACCTCTGGTGGTCGTCATCCGGTATCGCCATGGGGCTTCCCGACTAAGGGCGCGAAGACTCGTGGTAATAAGCGTACCGACAAAATGATCGTCCGTCGTCGCAAGTAA
- the rplE gene encoding 50S ribosomal protein L5 — protein sequence MARLKEIYWKEIAPKLKEELKLSNVMEVPRVTKITLNMGLGEAVGDKKVIEHAVADLEKITGQKVVVTYARKSIAGFKVREGWPIGVKVTLRRERMYEFLDRLLSISLPRVRDFRGLNAKSFDGRGNYSMGVKEQIIFPEIDYDKIDALRGLDITLTTTAKNDDEGRALLRAFKFPFRN from the coding sequence ATGGCACGACTAAAAGAGATTTACTGGAAGGAAATCGCACCGAAGCTTAAGGAAGAACTTAAGCTTTCGAACGTGATGGAAGTTCCACGCGTTACAAAAATCACCCTGAACATGGGTCTGGGCGAAGCTGTTGGTGACAAAAAAGTCATCGAGCATGCTGTTGCTGACCTGGAAAAGATCACCGGCCAAAAAGTCGTTGTGACCTACGCTCGTAAATCCATCGCTGGCTTTAAAGTCCGTGAAGGATGGCCGATCGGCGTCAAGGTGACTCTGCGCCGTGAGCGTATGTATGAGTTCCTGGATCGTCTGCTGTCGATCTCCCTGCCTCGGGTTCGCGACTTCCGCGGCCTGAATGCCAAGTCCTTCGATGGTCGTGGTAACTACAGCATGGGCGTGAAAGAGCAGATCATTTTCCCGGAAATCGACTACGACAAGATCGATGCTCTCCGCGGTCTGGACATTACCCTGACCACCACTGCCAAGAACGATGATGAAGGCCGCGCTCTGCTGCGTGCTTTCAAATTCCCGTTCCGCAACTGA
- the rplF gene encoding 50S ribosomal protein L6 has translation MSRVAKNPVKLPAGVEVKFAGQQLSVKGAKGTLELNIHSSVEIVEEAGELRFAARNGDQQTRAMAGTTRALVNNMVQGVSQGFERKLQLVGVGYKAQAKGSVLNLALGFSHPVDYELPEGITAETPSQTDILIKGIDKQLVGQVAAEIRDFRPPEPYKGKGVRYADEVVRRKEAKKK, from the coding sequence ATGTCTCGCGTCGCTAAGAACCCCGTTAAGCTGCCAGCCGGTGTCGAAGTAAAATTCGCAGGCCAACAGCTTTCGGTGAAGGGTGCCAAGGGTACTCTTGAACTGAACATCCATTCGTCCGTTGAGATCGTTGAAGAAGCTGGTGAGCTGCGTTTCGCTGCTCGCAATGGCGATCAACAAACTCGCGCAATGGCCGGTACCACGCGTGCGTTGGTAAACAACATGGTCCAAGGCGTAAGCCAAGGCTTCGAGCGCAAGCTCCAGCTGGTCGGTGTTGGTTACAAAGCGCAAGCAAAAGGCTCGGTTCTGAACCTGGCCCTTGGCTTCTCGCACCCAGTGGATTACGAACTGCCGGAAGGCATCACCGCTGAGACTCCTAGCCAGACCGATATCCTGATCAAGGGCATCGACAAGCAGCTGGTAGGTCAAGTGGCCGCTGAGATCCGCGACTTCCGTCCACCAGAGCCGTACAAAGGCAAAGGTGTGCGCTACGCGGACGAAGTCGTCCGTCGTAAAGAAGCCAAGAAGAAGTAG
- the rpsN gene encoding 30S ribosomal protein S14: protein MAKKSMKNRELKRQLTVAKYATKRAALKAIIVDLNASPEARWEATVALQKQPRDASASRMRNRCRLTGRPHGVYRKFGLGRNKLREAAMRGDVPGLVKASW, encoded by the coding sequence ATGGCCAAGAAGAGCATGAAAAACCGTGAGCTGAAGCGTCAGCTCACTGTTGCCAAGTACGCCACCAAGCGTGCAGCGCTGAAAGCTATCATCGTCGATCTGAACGCAAGTCCAGAAGCGCGTTGGGAAGCTACCGTAGCTCTGCAGAAGCAACCACGTGACGCAAGCGCCTCGCGCATGCGTAACCGTTGCCGCCTGACTGGTCGTCCGCACGGCGTTTACCGCAAGTTCGGCCTTGGCCGTAACAAGCTGCGTGAAGCTGCAATGCGTGGTGACGTACCAGGTCTGGTTAAAGCCAGCTGGTAA
- the rpsQ gene encoding 30S ribosomal protein S17 → MAEAEKTVRTLTGRVVSDKMDKTITVLIERRVKHPIYGKYVKRSTKLHAHDETNQCHIGDKVTIRETRPMAKTKSWALVDVLERAVEV, encoded by the coding sequence ATGGCTGAAGCCGAAAAAACTGTCCGTACGCTGACTGGCCGTGTTGTCAGCGACAAGATGGACAAAACCATCACCGTATTGATCGAGCGTCGCGTAAAGCACCCGATCTACGGTAAATACGTTAAGCGTTCGACTAAGCTGCACGCGCACGACGAAACCAACCAGTGCCACATCGGCGACAAAGTCACTATTCGTGAAACTCGTCCTATGGCCAAGACCAAGTCTTGGGCGCTGGTTGATGTTCTCGAACGCGCTGTGGAAGTCTAA
- the rplW gene encoding 50S ribosomal protein L23 has protein sequence MNQERVFKVLLGPHVSEKATVLADKKGQFVFKVATDATKLEIKKAVESLFSVKVERVTTLNVLGKSKRTARGLGKRNDWKKAVISLQPGQDLDFSSSAE, from the coding sequence ATGAACCAGGAACGCGTATTTAAAGTTCTGCTTGGCCCGCACGTTTCCGAGAAGGCTACGGTTCTGGCAGACAAGAAAGGCCAGTTCGTTTTCAAGGTTGCTACTGACGCAACCAAGCTGGAAATCAAGAAGGCCGTCGAAAGCCTGTTCAGCGTGAAAGTAGAGCGCGTCACTACCCTGAATGTTCTGGGTAAGAGCAAGCGCACTGCTCGCGGTCTGGGCAAGCGTAATGACTGGAAGAAGGCAGTTATCTCCCTTCAGCCAGGCCAAGATCTCGATTTCAGCAGCAGTGCTGAGTAA
- the rpmC gene encoding 50S ribosomal protein L29, whose translation MKANELREKSAQQLNEQLLGLLRDQFNLRMQKATGQLGQSHLLSQVKRDIARVKTVLNQQAGK comes from the coding sequence ATGAAAGCGAATGAACTTCGTGAAAAATCCGCACAGCAGCTGAACGAGCAACTGCTCGGCTTGCTGCGCGACCAGTTCAATCTGCGTATGCAGAAAGCAACTGGCCAGTTGGGGCAGTCTCATCTGCTCTCGCAAGTTAAGCGTGACATCGCTCGCGTGAAGACTGTGCTCAACCAGCAGGCAGGTAAGTGA
- the rplC gene encoding 50S ribosomal protein L3 — MTIGVVGRKCGMTRIFTEEGVSIPVTVIEIEPNRVTQFKTEETDGYRAVQVTVGERRASRVTAAQAGHFAKANVAAGRTTMEFRLEEGEYQAGDLINAEIFAAGQLVDVTGQSKGKGFQGTIKRWNFRGQDNTHGNSVSHRVPGSIGQCQTPGRVFKGKKMSGHMGAERVTVQSLEVVRVDAERNLLLVKGAVPGATGGNLVVRPAAKARG; from the coding sequence ATGACTATTGGTGTAGTCGGTCGTAAATGCGGTATGACCCGTATTTTCACCGAAGAAGGTGTCTCCATTCCGGTCACGGTCATTGAGATCGAGCCGAATCGCGTCACCCAGTTCAAAACTGAAGAGACCGATGGCTATCGTGCAGTGCAAGTCACTGTCGGCGAGCGTCGTGCTTCGCGTGTAACAGCAGCTCAGGCTGGCCACTTCGCTAAAGCGAACGTTGCCGCTGGTCGCACTACCATGGAATTCCGCCTTGAAGAAGGCGAGTACCAGGCTGGCGATCTGATCAACGCTGAAATCTTCGCCGCTGGCCAACTGGTTGATGTAACCGGTCAGTCCAAAGGTAAAGGCTTCCAGGGTACGATCAAGCGTTGGAATTTCCGCGGGCAAGATAACACCCACGGTAACTCCGTATCCCACCGCGTCCCAGGCTCTATCGGCCAGTGCCAGACTCCTGGTCGTGTATTCAAGGGCAAGAAAATGTCCGGTCATATGGGCGCTGAGCGCGTGACCGTGCAGTCCCTGGAAGTAGTGCGCGTGGACGCTGAACGCAATCTGTTGTTGGTCAAGGGTGCTGTTCCTGGCGCTACTGGCGGCAACCTGGTTGTACGTCCAGCAGCCAAGGCTCGCGGTTAA
- the tuf gene encoding elongation factor Tu — protein sequence MAKEKFDRSLPHVNVGTIGHVDHGKTTLTAALTRVCSEVFGSAIVDFDKIDSAPEEKARGITINTAHVEYNSTIRHYAHVDCPGHADYVKNMITGAAQMDGAILVCSAADGPMPQTREHILLSRQVGVPYIVVFLNKADLVDDAELLELVEMEVRDLLSTYDFPGDDTPIIIGSARMALEGKDDNEMGTTAVRKLVETLDTYIPEPVRMIDKPFLMPIEDVFSISGRGTVVTGRIERGIVRVQDPLEIVGLRDTTVTTCTGVEMFRKLLDEGRAGENCGVLLRGTKRDDVERGQVLVKPGSVKPHTKFTAEVYVLSKEEGGRHTPFFKGYRPQFYFRTTDVTGNCELPEGVEMVMPGDNIQMTVTLIKTIAMEDGLRFAIREGGRTVGAGVVAKIIE from the coding sequence GTGGCTAAAGAAAAATTTGATCGTTCCCTACCGCACGTCAACGTTGGCACCATTGGTCACGTTGACCACGGTAAAACCACTCTGACTGCTGCTCTGACTCGCGTTTGCTCCGAAGTTTTCGGTTCTGCAATCGTTGACTTCGACAAGATCGACAGCGCACCAGAAGAAAAAGCTCGCGGTATCACCATCAATACCGCTCACGTTGAGTACAACTCGACAATTCGTCACTACGCTCACGTTGACTGCCCAGGTCACGCTGACTACGTGAAGAACATGATCACTGGTGCTGCCCAGATGGACGGCGCGATCCTGGTTTGCTCGGCCGCCGATGGTCCGATGCCGCAAACCCGTGAGCACATCCTGCTGTCCCGTCAGGTAGGCGTTCCGTACATCGTGGTCTTCCTGAACAAGGCTGACCTGGTAGACGACGCTGAGCTGCTGGAACTGGTTGAGATGGAAGTTCGCGACCTGCTGTCCACCTATGACTTCCCGGGCGATGACACTCCAATCATCATCGGTTCGGCTCGTATGGCGCTGGAAGGCAAAGACGACAACGAAATGGGCACCACTGCCGTTCGTAAACTGGTTGAAACTCTGGATACCTACATCCCTGAGCCAGTTCGTATGATCGACAAGCCATTCCTGATGCCGATCGAAGACGTGTTCTCGATCTCGGGTCGCGGTACTGTTGTGACTGGTCGTATCGAGCGCGGTATCGTTCGCGTTCAGGATCCACTGGAAATCGTTGGTCTGCGTGACACTACCGTCACCACCTGCACCGGTGTTGAAATGTTCCGCAAACTGCTCGACGAAGGTCGTGCTGGCGAGAACTGCGGCGTTCTGCTGCGTGGCACCAAGCGTGACGACGTTGAGCGTGGTCAGGTTCTGGTTAAGCCGGGTTCGGTTAAGCCGCACACCAAGTTCACCGCAGAAGTTTACGTTCTGAGCAAGGAAGAAGGCGGTCGTCATACTCCGTTCTTCAAAGGCTACCGTCCACAGTTCTACTTCCGTACTACTGACGTGACTGGTAACTGCGAGCTGCCAGAAGGCGTTGAAATGGTAATGCCAGGTGACAACATTCAGATGACTGTTACCCTGATCAAAACCATCGCGATGGAAGACGGTCTGCGTTTCGCTATCCGTGAAGGCGGTCGTACCGTCGGCGCTGGCGTCGTAGCCAAAATCATCGAGTAA
- the rplX gene encoding 50S ribosomal protein L24, which translates to MQKIRRDDEIIVIAGKDKGKRGKVLKVLANNRLVISGLNLVKRHTKPNPMSGVQGGIVEKEAPLDASNVAIFNGETNKADRVGFKVEDGKKIRVFKSTQKAVDA; encoded by the coding sequence ATGCAAAAGATTCGTCGTGACGACGAGATCATCGTGATCGCCGGCAAAGACAAAGGTAAGCGCGGTAAGGTGCTCAAGGTTCTTGCTAATAACCGTCTGGTTATTAGCGGTTTGAACCTGGTCAAGCGTCATACCAAGCCTAACCCGATGTCGGGCGTGCAAGGCGGTATCGTCGAAAAAGAAGCTCCACTGGACGCTTCTAACGTCGCCATTTTCAACGGCGAAACCAACAAGGCTGACCGCGTTGGTTTCAAAGTAGAAGACGGCAAGAAAATTCGTGTCTTCAAGTCGACCCAAAAAGCGGTTGATGCTTGA
- the rplD gene encoding 50S ribosomal protein L4, translating into MQLNVNDAQAIEVSELTFGGEFNETLVHQAVVAYMAGGRQGTKQQKTRSDVRGGGKRPWRQKGTGRARAGTIRSPIWRGGGTTFAARPQDHSQKLNKKMYRAAMRSILAELVRTDRLVVVQDFAVETPKTKDLLGKLNNMSLTDVLIVSDAVDQNLYLAARNLPHVDVRDVQGSDPVSLIAYDKVLITVSAVKKFEELLG; encoded by the coding sequence ATGCAATTAAATGTAAATGACGCTCAAGCGATCGAAGTTTCCGAACTGACATTTGGCGGCGAATTCAACGAGACGCTGGTTCACCAAGCAGTCGTGGCCTACATGGCCGGCGGCCGTCAAGGTACCAAGCAGCAAAAGACCCGTTCCGACGTTCGTGGTGGCGGTAAGCGCCCATGGCGTCAGAAAGGTACTGGCCGTGCTCGTGCCGGTACTATCCGTAGCCCAATCTGGCGTGGCGGCGGTACCACTTTTGCAGCACGTCCACAGGATCACTCCCAGAAGCTGAACAAGAAGATGTATCGCGCAGCAATGCGTTCCATCCTTGCTGAGCTGGTGCGTACTGATCGTCTGGTCGTGGTTCAGGATTTCGCTGTTGAAACTCCGAAAACCAAAGATCTGCTGGGCAAGCTGAACAACATGAGCCTGACCGACGTTTTGATCGTGTCGGACGCTGTTGATCAGAACCTGTACCTGGCTGCTCGTAACCTGCCGCACGTAGATGTACGTGACGTCCAAGGTTCCGATCCAGTTAGTCTGATCGCATACGACAAGGTGTTGATCACCGTGTCGGCCGTGAAGAAATTCGAGGAGCTGCTGGGATGA